The Candidatus Delongbacteria bacterium genomic sequence GCCGGTGCCAGGCCGGTGCCAGAGCACTGTCCATTTCTGGCGACAGCAGAAGGGTGGAAATCAAGGCGCCCGGCAAGTACCAGGGACGAGCCATGGGATCCCAGCTTTCGCTGGGATGACAGTCACGATGCCGTGGGATCCCCCGGTCAAGCCGGGGGATGACGAACGGACACATGCTCCACGTCCATGGAATCTCTGTGCCTCCGTGTCTCTGTGGTTAGAACGCTCAGGCGCTACCTTGGCCTCGTCCAAGCAGCAACCGGAGCCTGATGTACCGCTTCGATCCAGCCGAGTATCCCACCGGTCCCGGCGTCTACCTCTTTCGGGATGCCGCCGGCGCCGTGCTCTATGTGGGCAAGGCGCTGAACCTGCGCCAGCGCCTGCGCAGCTACGCGGCCGGCGGCGACGGGCGCGCCCAGATCCCCTCCATGCTCAAGCGGGCCGGCGCGCTGGAGGTGATCGTCACCTATAGCGAAGTCGAAGCCCTGGTGCTCGAGAACAACCTGATCAAGGAGCACCGCCCGCGCTACAACCTCTACCTGCGCGACGACAAGAGCTATCCCTTCGTGCGTATCACCAGCGAACTCTTCCCGCGCGTGCTGCTCACGCGCCAGGTGGTGCGCGACGGCAGCCGCTACTTCGGTCCCTTCACCGAAGTGCGCACCCTGCGCGGTTTCCTCAAGGGCCTGCGCGAGCGCCTGCGCATCCGCCAGTGCGACCTGGCCATCACGGAGGAGAGCATGGCGGCCGGCCGGCACAAGGTCTGCCTGGATTTCCACCTGGGCGTCTGCCTGGGGCCCTGCGAGGGGCGGCAGGCGGCGACCGCCTACGTCCACTCGGTGGAGGCGGCGCGCCAGATCCTGCGCGGGCGCGGACGCGAGCAGCGCCGGGAGGAGGAGGCGGCCATGCACGCGGCGGCGGCGCGCCAGGACTACGAGGAGGCCGCCCGGCACCGGGACGCCCTGCAGGCGCTGGAGCAGCTGATCCAGGGCCAGAAGGTCGAGGTCCAGGAGGCCGCCGACGCCGACGTGCTGGGCCTGGCCCGGGACGATCACGAGGCCGCCGTGGCCCTGCTGCGGCTGCGCGATGGCCGCGTGCTGGGCCGCTTCCACACGACCCTGGGCGGCACGCTGGAGAGCGGCGCGGGGGAGATCCTGCGCGTGTTCGTGGCCCAGTACTACGCCCAGTGCGAGGAGTTGCCGCGCGAGATCTGGCTGCCCGCCGAGCCAGCGGAGGCCGGGCTGCTGACGGCCTGGCTGGGGGAGCGGGCCCGCGAGCTGCAGGCCCTGGGTGGGGACGGGCGCGTGCCCGAGCTGCTGGTGCCCCAGCGCGGCGACAAGGCTGCCCTGCTGCGGATGGCCACGCACAACGCGGCCCAGGTGTTGGAAGAGCGCCTGCTGCGGCGCCTGAAGCGCGACCGCGTGCCCGAGTCCCTGCGCGCCCTGCAGCGCGACCTGGGGCTGGCCGGGCTGCCGCGCCGCATCGAGGGTTTCGACATCAGCCACTTCGGCGGCGAGGCCACGGTGGCCAGTTTGGTGGTCTTCCAGGACGGCCGGCCGCTGAAAAAGGATTACCGCCACTTCCACGTGAAAAGCGTCGCGGGCATCGACGACTTCGCCTCGATGGAGGAGGTGGTGGAACGACGCTACCGGCGCCTGCTGGAGGAGGGCCGGCCCCTGCCCGAGCTGATTCTCATCGACGGCGGCAAGGGCCAACTGGGGCGCGCCCACGCCGTGCTGCGCCGGTTGGGCGTGCCCGATCAGCCGGTCTGCGGGCTGGCCAAGCGCTTCGAGGAAGTCTACCTGCCCGGCGAGAGCCTGCCGCGCAACATCCCCAAGGACTCGGCCGCCAACCGCCTGCTGCAGCAGGTGCGCGACGAGGCCCACCGCTTCGCCCTGCGCTTCAACCAGCACCTGCGGCAGACCCGGGCCCTGCCCGATCCCTTGGCCGGCGTGCCCGGCATCGGCCCGGAACTCAGCCGGCGACTGCTCTTACGCTTTGGCGGATTGCGCCAGCTGGTGCGCGCCGGGGAGGACGAACTCTGCGCCGTGCCCGGCGTGGGGCCGGTCCTGGCCCGCCGCCTGTTGGACCACCTGCGCGGCCTTTCCCCGGCCGACGGCGGGGAGGTGACTTGAACAAGTTGTTCACTTTCCGACAGGCGTGAGCAGCTTTGGGCACCGTCGGAAATCGATCCCCCTGTCAAGCAAGAAGATGGGCTCTGGCCTGTCGATTGCAGGTTGAAGCCTGATTGCTATTCAGTTCCTAAGCCCTAACAGGAACGCCCAAACCTAGTCAGATTCAGAAGAAGGAGATTCGCATGAAGCGTCTCATGGCATTGGCCAGCGTCCTGCTGGTGGCGGGCTCGGCCTCCGCCGCGGTCATCAACTGGCAGCTGAACATGAACGTTCAGATCGGCCTGGGCAACTTCGTCCCCGGCGTGGACAACGTGGTCGTGCGCGGCTACTTCAACGGCTGGAGCGGGACGAACCCCACCCTGACCGATCCGGACAACGACGGCATCTACACAGGTTCTTATGACCAGGGTTCCTTCGCCGGCCCCTACGAGTACAAGTACGTGATCCAGCACAGCGTGACCGGCGACGAGTGGGAGTGGGTGGGCAACCGTCCCTACACCTACACCGAGCCCACCATCGACCTGCCGCTGGAGTATTTCAACAACATCACCAGCCTGCCCGGCACCTGCGACGTGGAAATCACCTTCCAGGTCGACATGGGCGTGCAGATCGCCACGGGCGCCTTTGATCCGGGCGCGGGCGACCTCGTCGTCATGCGCGGGCCCTTCAACGGCTGGAGCGGCATCACGCATCAGCTGACCAATGTCGGCGGCACGCTCTACGCCTTGACGGTGCCCTTCGCCGGCCAGGCGGAGACCAGCCCCATCGAGCACAAGTTTGTCATCGTCTCCGGTGGCGACAATTGGGAGAGCAGCGCCAACCGGTTGGCCTACGGCGACTGCGACTGGGTGGACAGCGACGCCAACGGCTTCAAGGAAGGCACCCTGGCCCCCGTGTTCTTCAGCGACACCAACTGGGACGCCATCATTGACCACGACATCCTGGTGGTCATGGACATCGACGCCTCCCGCGTGTCCTGCTGGTTCGCCAACGGCGGCGCGCCGACCTATGACGGCACGGCCAGCTACGCCGGCGTGAACTTCATCTCCCTGCACGGCTTCTTCAACGGTTGGCCGGCCTGGGACGGCAACATCTCCCCGCTCTATCGCACGGTCAACAACGGCAGCTGCCACTGGACCGGCTCCCTGTTCTTCCCGATGGGCTCGGCCAAGAACCAGATCTACAAGCTCGGCCTGAATGGCTTCGACAACGAGGCCGGCTTCGGTCAGGACCACGCCATGGACATCTCCCTGGACGGCGGCACGGGCGTGACCTACGTCAACGTCGAGTTCGGTTCCAACGGCACCCAGTGGGATTGCTTCACGGGTTGCGTCGAGACGGTGGGCGCCACGGATCAGCCCTCCGCCTTCGCCCTCTCCCAGAACGTCCCGAACCCCTTCAACCCCGTGACCACCATCGCCTTCACGATGGACGCCACGGCCCCGGCGACCTTGTCCGTCTACGACCTGACGGGCGCCAAGGTGGCCACGCTGGTCAACGGCTTGGTGAATGCCGGCCGCAATGAGATCAGCTTCGACGCCTCCCAGCTGGCCAGCGGCGTGTACGTCTACACGCTGCAGAGCGAAGGCCGCCTGGAAAGCCGCAAGATGGTCCTGGTGAAGTAACACCGGCCCCACTTCGTTCGCAGATTCAGCATCCCCCGTCTCCCCAAGAGGCGGGGGATGCTCCTTATTCGCCATTCCCAGCTCCGCCAGCCGCGGGGGCCCGATTCCCAGCCTTGCACATGCGTGCCGCCGCCGGCTGGGGCGATCTCCGCGCCGGGCAACGAATTTTGGTAATGGGGAACTGGCACGATCCTTGTCATGACAGCGAGGTCCGCTCCCGCTCCGGATGGGAAGGCCGCCGCCGCGGGGGACGCAGGGAAGCAAGGAGAGGTCCATGCAATTCAGTTTGGTCAAGGAGATTCGGCGCGGCGAAAACCGCGTGGCCCTGACTCCCGCGGGAGTGGGCCTGTTGGTGGCCGCCGGGCACGAAGTCCACGTGCAATCCGCCGCGGGGGCCGCCTCGCATTTCACCGACCAGGAGTACCAGGACGCGGGCGCCACGGTGGTCTACACGCCGGAGGAGGCCTACGCCCGGGGCGAGGTGGTGGTGAAGGTGTTGCCGCCCAAGGAAGACGAGGCCCATCTGATCCAGGAGGACCGCTGCCTGGTGAGCTTCCTGCAGATCGCCGCGGGCCGCGACAAGCTGCTGGACACCCTGGTGGCCGAGCGCACCCTGGCCCTGGGCCTGGAACTAGTCTCCCACGAGGACGGGCGCAAGCCCTTGGTCACGGCCATGAGCGAGATCGCCGGGCAGCTGGCCATCCAGTTCGGCGCCAACTACCTGCTCAGCGACCACGGCGGCCGCGGCCTGCTGCTGGGCTCCGTGCCCGGCATCAGCGGGGCCACGGTCACCATCCTGGGCGCCGGCACCCTGGGCACCATGGCCGCGCGCACGGCGCAGGGCATGGGCGCGCAGGTCGTGCTGCTGGACCGGGACATCTCGCAACTGCGGCGGGCCCAGTCCGTGCTGGGACCGGTGGCGACCATGATGGCCACGGCCAACAACATCCGCCGGGCTCTGGCCTTCGCGGACCTGGCCATCGGCGCCGTCAGCCTGCCCGGCGACCGTACGCCCCACCTGGCGGACCGCGAAATGGTCCGCGGCATGAAGCAAGGCTCGGTGATCGTGGACACCTCCGTCGACATGGGCGGCTGCTTCGAGACCAGCCGGCCCACCACCATCGAGAGCCCGACCTTCGTGGCCGAGGGCGTGGTGCACTGCTGCATCCCCAACCTGCCCAGCCTGGTCTGCCGCACCTCCAGCCGCGCCCTCTCCCATTCCATCGCGCCCATGCTGGTGGAGATGGGCCGGGCCGGCAGCCCCGTGGCGCTGCTCAAGCGCATCGCCGGGCTGCGCGAAGGCGTGGTGACCTTCGACGGCCAGGTGATGAACGCGCGCCTGGCCGAATTGTACGGCCGGCCCCTGGGTGACCTGCAGGCGGCGCTGGCCGCGGGCGACGGCAAGGAGGAGGCAGGCCGATGAGCTGGGTGACCCGCTACAAGGAGCGCTGCGTGCGCGCCGAGGACGCCGTCCGGGAGATCAAGAGCGGCGACACGGTCCACGTCCATCCGGGCTGCGCCATTCCCACCCGGCTGGTGAACGCGCTCAGCGCCCGCGCGCCGGAACTGGAGAACGTGGAGATCCTCCACATCCTGACCTTCAATCCCGCGCCCTATGTCGCGCCGGAGATGAAAGGCCACTTCCACCACACGGCCCTCTTCACCGGCGCCAATGTGCGCGAGGCCGTCAACGACGGCCGGGCGGACTACGTCCCGGTCTTCCTCTCCGAGATCCCCAATCTGTTCAAGCACGAATACCCCATCGACGTCTCGATCATCCACGTCTCGCCGCCCGACGAGCACGGTTTCTGCAGCTACGGCATCGGCGCCGAGGTGACCAAGCCCGCCACCGAAGCCGCCCGGACGGTGATCGCCCAGGTCAACCCGCGCATGCCCCGCGTGCACGGCGACAACTTCATCCACGTGAGCAAGATCAAGGCTTTCGTGGAGGTGGACGATCCGCTGGTGGAGATCGTGCAGGGCACGGTGAGCGACCGCAACAAGGCCATCGGGCGCCACGTGGCCACGTTGATCGAGGACGGCTCCACGCTGCAGATGGGCATCGGCGGCATTCCCGACGCTGTGCTGCTCTACCTGGAGGACAAGCGCGGGCTGGGCATCCACACCGAGATGTTCAGCGACGGCGTGGTCAAGCTGGTGGAGGAGGGGGTCATCACCAACGACCGCAAGACCTTCCACCCGGGCAAGATGGTCGCCAGCTTTTGCATGGGCACCAAGCGGCTCTACGACTTCGTGGCCGACAATCCGCTGATCGAGTTCCATCCCAGCAACTACGTCAACGACCCTTTCAACGTGGCCAAGAACGACAAGATGGTGGCCATCAACAGCGCGCTCTCCGTCGACTTGACGGGCCAGGTGAACAGCGACTCCATCGGCACGCGGATCTACAGCGGTTTCGGCGGCCAGGTGGACTTCATCCGCGGCGCCTCGCGCTCCGTGGGCGGCAAGCCGATCATCGCCCTGCCCGCCACGGCCAAGAACGACACCCAATCCCGCATCGTCACCACCCTGGCGCCCGGGGCCGGCGTGGTGACCAGCCGGGCCGACGTGCACTACGTCGTCACCGAATTCGGCGTGGCCTACCTGCACGGCAAGAGCATTCGCCAGCGGGCCCGCGCCCTGATCGACATCGCGGCCCCGGCCTTCCGCGAGGAGCTGGAGGCCGAAGCGCGGCGGCTGAAGTACCTGTAGCCGCCCTTCCAGCCCTTGAATTCCCCAGGGAGTCGCCCCGCGCGACTCCCTCTCTCGTTGCCGCCCGCTCCGCCGAAACTGAATCTCGATTTTTCCCCAGGATGCTCCAGCGCACACCTGTTGGGTTCGTGACAGGTATGTTGACGCCCGTTCAGGATGGAATCATCATCCTGCCCCCGCCTCTTCCACACACAGCAAGGAGCCGATCATGAACACCTGGTCTCCGGCGGCACCCCCGCCCGGATGGCTGCGGGTGCTGGCGTGCGCGGCCGTCTGGCTGGCGCTCTGGCCTCTCAGTCTGGCCCACGGACAATGCCCGCCCATCATCCCCGCCCCCGGGGAAACCCTGGAACTGGAACCCAACAACAGCCCGACCCAGGCGCAACCCTGGCCTGCCCTGATTCCCCTGCTGGGCGAGCAGAGCTTGGCGGGGGATCCGGACTGTTTCCTGCTGGACGGCCTGCCGCCGGATCTGTCCTTTGAGTTGGTGGTCACTCCGGACACCTTCAATCCGCGCATTGTCCTTTTCGGCTTCAGCGGCGGGCTCTGGCTGCCGCTCCACGAGGCTGACGAGGGCGGCTGGTGCGAAAGCGAGCGCCTGCTGGTTGCCGGCTGGGATCCCTGCCAGACTCTGCAACCGATCGAGCGCTGGTGCCTGCAGGTGACACACAGTCCTCTGGCCCCGCCGACCAACGGCAACTATCGCGCGCAGGTCACTCTCGTGCCCACGGCCGTGCCCCAGGGTGACTGCTGCCAGTTTCCCATTCCCGTGCCCAATGGCCTGAGCTACACGGACACCCAGAACACGGGCGTGACCTTCCGTGACCAGGGCTTCGGTCCGTCGCCGGACGTCTGGTACCAGCTGCTGCTGGACCAGACCACGCTGCTGACGGCCCAGACCTGCGGCGGCGCCACCACCTTCGACACGGTGCTGCGCGTGGTGGCGGCGGACTGCTCCAGCGTCCTGGCTGTCAACGACAATAGCGCGCGCTGTGCGCCAAGCCTGGTGGAGAGCTGGCTGGCGACCACGCTGGACGCTGGCACCTACTTCGTGGTGGTGGAAGGCGCGGGCAGCGCCAGCGGCACCTACACCCTGACCCTGCGCATGGCCACGTGCGCCGGCGTGGTGCCCGGTCCGGGCGCGCTGCACGAGCTGGAGCCCAACGACGAACCCTTCCTGGCCCAGCCCTGGCCCGCGGAACTGCCTCTTTACGGCGAGCAGACCCCGCTGGGCGACGCGGATTACTTCCGCCTGCTGGGGGTCGGCCCCCAGGATGGCTTCGAGCTGAGCATCCAGCCCGACACCTTCGATCCCGTGGTGCAGGTCTACGCCGAGACCCCCCTGGGCCTGCAACTGGTGGCCGAGGCGGACAACACCGGCACCTGCGAAGTGGAGAGTGTGACCGTCGCCGGCTGGGATCCCTGCACGCAGCTGAATCCCATCACGGGTTGGATCGTCGGCGTGAGCCAGGGAGTGGCCGGGCCGGTCCAGAGCGGCCACTATCTTGGCAGTGCGCTGCTGGTCTCCAGCAGCGTGCCCGTGGGTGACTGTTGCCAGTACCCCGTCAGCGTGGGCTCCCTGCCCTTCTCGGACAACCGCGACACGTCGGTGTCCTACCGCGACATGGGGTTTGGACCCTCCCCCGACGTCTGGTACCAGCTCGTGCTGGAGCAGGGCGGCGTGCTGACCGCCCAAACCTGCGGCGGCCTGACCAACTTCGACACCGTGCTGCGCGTGGTGGACGACGACTGCGCCACCGTCCTGGCCGTTAGCGACAACTCCAGCGTCTGCGGCGCGGGCTCCAGCCAGAGCTGGCTCTCCACCTGCCTTACGGCGGGCACCTACTACGTGGTGGTGGAGGGCAGCGGCGCGGCCAGCGGCACCTTCACCCTCAATCTGGCCCTGCGGCCGTCAGGCGCGGCGGCCCGACTGGTGGCGGGTGGCTGGAGCCAGCATGCCGAGCCCTGGCACCAGCGTGTCACGCCGGAGACGACCACCCTCTGGCTGCTGGCGGATGATGACTGCGACGCCATCGATCACGTCACCTTCCATGCCATCCGGCCGGACGGGCCCACCATCCTGCTGGGCACGGATTGGGACGGGACCCAGCCCGCCCGCGCCACGTTGCCGCAGGAGGTGACGGAGGGCGACGGCTGGTTCCTGGCCTTCGATTCCGCCCTGCTGGGTTCGTCTGCGGGTCCTGTGGTGTTCAGCGCCGAACAGCTCTTCCACGACGGCTCCATTTGTTCCACCGTGCTGGAGGGTTGGTACTCGCCGAACCTCAGTCCCACGGCGCTGGTGGAGGGGCTTGAGCGCTGGGAAAAGATCCGCGACGACCACTTCGTGGTGAGTCCGGGCGCCGGCGTCCTCCCCGGCACCTCGGTGGTCGCGGACACCACCTGGAAGTCGCTCACCTGGAGTCGCGGTGTGCCGCCCGAATCCCAGCGCGGGATCTCGGACACGTACTGTTCGCCGACGGCCTACAGCGCCTGCCTGGAGTGGCTGGACCAGACCTATGGCACCAATGTCTGCGGCGGCCTGCACGGCGAGGATCTGGCGCGGGCGCTGGGTGGCTACATGGGCACCGACGGGGATCAGCCGGGCACCATGCCCGACGACGAACGCAACGGCCTGGAGCGCTGGATCGCCGACCATGGGGGCGGATACACGGTCCACAACGAGCCCCAGGGCACGACCAACCAGATGGCCAACCAGGCGGAGTCCAAGGGGCAGGACGTGGTGGCCGCGCTCAAGTTCAGCGACGGCGCCTGGCACATGGTGACGATGAGCTCCTTCAACAACGTGCCCCAGCCCAATGGCAACGTCATGGTCGACTTCATGGACCCCTGGACGGGCGGCACCCAGATCGGCTCGTTCAATCCATCCACCGGGGCCTTCAGCGGCTATGGCGACGGCAACACGTCCGGCCAACTGAAGGACGTGACCTACGTCTGCCCCACCGAGGGCACCGCCGGCGGGGATGGCGGCCGCCTGCTGCTCGACTGGCAACCCTGGGACGGCCCCATCGAGATCCCCATCGCCCTGGGCACCTGGTGGCTGCGCTTGGTGTTCCAGGATCCCTGGGGAAAGTCCGAGGAGCTGTTCGCGATCATTGAGCGCGTGCCCCCCGAACAGCCGGTGGTTGTCATCTCGCTGCTGGAGACGGGCGAGGCCGTGCGACTGGATTGGTCCGCCGTGCCCGATGCGGTGTCGTACAACATCTACCGCAACATGGACGGTTACTTCGATCCGAATGATGACGCGCCCTATGCGACGGTCACCGGCACGAGTTTCACCGACCCGATTTTGGGCGGGCAACGCTGGTGCTACCGGGTGACCACGGTCTACAACCAGTAAACGATCACTCTAACGTTTCACGGACGGGGCGGCGCTTCCCGCGGAGCGTCGTCCCGCCTTGTCTCAGGGCGCGTCTGGTCAGAACGAGGAATACGAGCCCGAGCGGCCCTTGCGCTTGTCCCACTTGAGGTCTTCCAGGAAATCGCTCTTCACGTGGATCAGCAGGTGGTAGGAGTCCGAGCGCGGGTTCCACTGGAAGTAGCCCTCCCAGCAGTGCATGTCGCGATAGATGTTGATGGACTGGCTGGAGAAGGAGCGGGCCACCAGGTCGTAGTGCACGCCGCTGGAGAGCTTCCAGTGGCGGCTCAGGTTGAGCGAGCCGCGCAGGTCCACGTGACTCTGCTTGGACGGCCGGTCGGGGATGCTGCGGTTGAGGCTCCAGCTCCAGGTGCTGGTCAGGCTCCAGGGGATGCTCAGGTCGGCGCTGCCAAAGCGCGGCGCGAAGCGGTCCGTGTCCTCGTCGTCAAAGACTTCGGCCGGCTGGATGCTGCCGCCGCCGCTGCCGCCCGCCAGGCGCGTGGAGACCGTGACGCTGGTGCTGGAGAGCCAGGGCAGCCGGCGACCCCGCGGCCCGTCCTGCCACGTGTAGCGGGCCAGCCGCCGGCCGGTGGAGTCCACCACCTGGTAGGGCGAATGCACGGTGCTCAGCTGCATGTTGAGGCTGCTGATCGGCCCCAGCCGCCAGTTGCCCACCTGGAGCGGATCCAGGGCCCAGTTGCTGTGGAGGTCGCCCAGCCGCAAGCTGTCGGCCTTGAAATCGTAGCTCGTGGTGCTGCTGAGGCGCAGCAGGTCGGTCTTGATGCTGGGCGCGCCGCTGGCCGCCGGGGCCGAGCCGCCGGATTCGGCGTCCGCCAGCAGGCTGTCCGCCGGGGTGCGGGGCGCACTCCACTTGCTCTGCCAGAGCTGGCCCAGCGACATGTTGAGCAGCAGGCTCTCGCGGCTTGGCGTGCCGCCGTAGATGGCGCCGCGGAAGCGGTCCAGCCGCACGTCCAGGCTGTCGCCCTGGCGCGCGGACTGCACGTAGCCCCAGCGGGAGTCGGAGAAGTCCGGCGTCCAACTGGCGCTCAGGCTGGGGCTCAGCACGTGGCGCAGGGCCTCCAGCCGCCCGATGCGCGGGTAGAGGCTGCCGTAGAGCTGGGTGGAGCCGGCCAGCGTGGTGGAGAAGGTCTGACGGGCCGCGAAGCCCGCCACCTGCACGGTGTCCAGGCTGCCGTCGGCGCGGCGCACCAGCTCGCTGGTCTCGTCCACCCAGACCGAGGCGGCGCTGACGTTGGGGGTCAGGGAGAACACGCCCACCTTGCCGGGCACCGAGAAACTGACGGAGTGCCGGGCCCCGCGCGTGTTTTCGGCGTCCATCCAGTGCAGCTTGTCCATGCTGTAGCGACTCTCGGCCCGGCTGGCCAGTTTGAGCGTCGAGCCGCCCAGCCACTCGCGCAGGCCGCGGCCCGCCTGGGAACCGCTCCCCGCCGCCACGGCGAGGGGAGCCAGGAAGCGCAGGGGCGACCAGGTGGGGAAACTCAGGTCCAGCGTGGGCAGGCTGCCCGTGGTCAGTCCCGACTCCAGGTTCTGGGTCCCCGAGCCGTTGAGCGTCCAGGTCACGCCGGACTCGGGAAAGCGGCCGGAGAGGTTGAGGCTGCTGGACAGGCTTTGGGAGAGCCGGGTCTCCAGGTTGTCGCTGTTGTCCTCGTAGTACTGCTTGCTCGAGGCCAGCTTGACGTTGGAGCGGAAGGAGACGTAGGGCGTCAGGGCCTGGTCGTGGTTCCAGCGCAGGTCCCAGCCTTCCCGCAGCGAGGTCTGGGTGATGTTGTAGCTGCCGGAGAGCTGGCCCTTCTCCTGGGCGTTCCACTTGTAGCGCGTGGTGTTCTCGAACAGCCAGTCCGGCCCGTTCTCCGCGTAGCTCACGCGCACCTGGGTGTCCCAGGTGTCCGCCGCGGCCCAGTACCAGCCCAGGTGATCCAGTTTGCGGCCCTGCTGGGCGGTCTGGCCGTAGGAGGGCAGGATCAGGCCGCTGGAGCGCCCGCGCTTCAGGCTGAACAGGGCCACGGGGGAGTAGAGCGTGGGCACCAACCCGAAGTGCAGGGTCA encodes the following:
- a CDS encoding acetyl-CoA hydrolase/transferase C-terminal domain-containing protein: MSWVTRYKERCVRAEDAVREIKSGDTVHVHPGCAIPTRLVNALSARAPELENVEILHILTFNPAPYVAPEMKGHFHHTALFTGANVREAVNDGRADYVPVFLSEIPNLFKHEYPIDVSIIHVSPPDEHGFCSYGIGAEVTKPATEAARTVIAQVNPRMPRVHGDNFIHVSKIKAFVEVDDPLVEIVQGTVSDRNKAIGRHVATLIEDGSTLQMGIGGIPDAVLLYLEDKRGLGIHTEMFSDGVVKLVEEGVITNDRKTFHPGKMVASFCMGTKRLYDFVADNPLIEFHPSNYVNDPFNVAKNDKMVAINSALSVDLTGQVNSDSIGTRIYSGFGGQVDFIRGASRSVGGKPIIALPATAKNDTQSRIVTTLAPGAGVVTSRADVHYVVTEFGVAYLHGKSIRQRARALIDIAAPAFREELEAEARRLKYL
- a CDS encoding alanine dehydrogenase, whose amino-acid sequence is MQFSLVKEIRRGENRVALTPAGVGLLVAAGHEVHVQSAAGAASHFTDQEYQDAGATVVYTPEEAYARGEVVVKVLPPKEDEAHLIQEDRCLVSFLQIAAGRDKLLDTLVAERTLALGLELVSHEDGRKPLVTAMSEIAGQLAIQFGANYLLSDHGGRGLLLGSVPGISGATVTILGAGTLGTMAARTAQGMGAQVVLLDRDISQLRRAQSVLGPVATMMATANNIRRALAFADLAIGAVSLPGDRTPHLADREMVRGMKQGSVIVDTSVDMGGCFETSRPTTIESPTFVAEGVVHCCIPNLPSLVCRTSSRALSHSIAPMLVEMGRAGSPVALLKRIAGLREGVVTFDGQVMNARLAELYGRPLGDLQAALAAGDGKEEAGR
- a CDS encoding T9SS type A sorting domain-containing protein; this translates as MKRLMALASVLLVAGSASAAVINWQLNMNVQIGLGNFVPGVDNVVVRGYFNGWSGTNPTLTDPDNDGIYTGSYDQGSFAGPYEYKYVIQHSVTGDEWEWVGNRPYTYTEPTIDLPLEYFNNITSLPGTCDVEITFQVDMGVQIATGAFDPGAGDLVVMRGPFNGWSGITHQLTNVGGTLYALTVPFAGQAETSPIEHKFVIVSGGDNWESSANRLAYGDCDWVDSDANGFKEGTLAPVFFSDTNWDAIIDHDILVVMDIDASRVSCWFANGGAPTYDGTASYAGVNFISLHGFFNGWPAWDGNISPLYRTVNNGSCHWTGSLFFPMGSAKNQIYKLGLNGFDNEAGFGQDHAMDISLDGGTGVTYVNVEFGSNGTQWDCFTGCVETVGATDQPSAFALSQNVPNPFNPVTTIAFTMDATAPATLSVYDLTGAKVATLVNGLVNAGRNEISFDASQLASGVYVYTLQSEGRLESRKMVLVK
- a CDS encoding putative LPS assembly protein LptD, translating into MLSRGGAGLLLLGSLAPALALAAPSRGASFNPQDYLTGSGYTTKLDSVVTYTADSLFMDARSRRTHLSGASTLNFLNMKLDSPEILVDWEHDQVEAWSPAALAEADSCGGALHLGAGQSLQASEPGRGGGRAAPEAPADSTAAPPLPWPVFSDGAQTMYGRHMSLNIQTRQGFIRDGRAAEAPSLYGGTRIKRVADQELHVADAVFTTCDEGCPHYHFQARQLKMLLKDKVFARDVTLHFGLVPTLYSPVALFSLKRGRSSGLILPSYGQTAQQGRKLDHLGWYWAAADTWDTQVRVSYAENGPDWLFENTTRYKWNAQEKGQLSGSYNITQTSLREGWDLRWNHDQALTPYVSFRSNVKLASSKQYYEDNSDNLETRLSQSLSSSLNLSGRFPESGVTWTLNGSGTQNLESGLTTGSLPTLDLSFPTWSPLRFLAPLAVAAGSGSQAGRGLREWLGGSTLKLASRAESRYSMDKLHWMDAENTRGARHSVSFSVPGKVGVFSLTPNVSAASVWVDETSELVRRADGSLDTVQVAGFAARQTFSTTLAGSTQLYGSLYPRIGRLEALRHVLSPSLSASWTPDFSDSRWGYVQSARQGDSLDVRLDRFRGAIYGGTPSRESLLLNMSLGQLWQSKWSAPRTPADSLLADAESGGSAPAASGAPSIKTDLLRLSSTTSYDFKADSLRLGDLHSNWALDPLQVGNWRLGPISSLNMQLSTVHSPYQVVDSTGRRLARYTWQDGPRGRRLPWLSSTSVTVSTRLAGGSGGGSIQPAEVFDDEDTDRFAPRFGSADLSIPWSLTSTWSWSLNRSIPDRPSKQSHVDLRGSLNLSRHWKLSSGVHYDLVARSFSSQSINIYRDMHCWEGYFQWNPRSDSYHLLIHVKSDFLEDLKWDKRKGRSGSYSSF
- the uvrC gene encoding excinuclease ABC subunit UvrC, producing MYRFDPAEYPTGPGVYLFRDAAGAVLYVGKALNLRQRLRSYAAGGDGRAQIPSMLKRAGALEVIVTYSEVEALVLENNLIKEHRPRYNLYLRDDKSYPFVRITSELFPRVLLTRQVVRDGSRYFGPFTEVRTLRGFLKGLRERLRIRQCDLAITEESMAAGRHKVCLDFHLGVCLGPCEGRQAATAYVHSVEAARQILRGRGREQRREEEAAMHAAAARQDYEEAARHRDALQALEQLIQGQKVEVQEAADADVLGLARDDHEAAVALLRLRDGRVLGRFHTTLGGTLESGAGEILRVFVAQYYAQCEELPREIWLPAEPAEAGLLTAWLGERARELQALGGDGRVPELLVPQRGDKAALLRMATHNAAQVLEERLLRRLKRDRVPESLRALQRDLGLAGLPRRIEGFDISHFGGEATVASLVVFQDGRPLKKDYRHFHVKSVAGIDDFASMEEVVERRYRRLLEEGRPLPELILIDGGKGQLGRAHAVLRRLGVPDQPVCGLAKRFEEVYLPGESLPRNIPKDSAANRLLQQVRDEAHRFALRFNQHLRQTRALPDPLAGVPGIGPELSRRLLLRFGGLRQLVRAGEDELCAVPGVGPVLARRLLDHLRGLSPADGGEVT